ccggagcagcagcagcagcagcgcggccgtggccaagccgcccgccgcggcccagcGCCTCCGGCCCCTCATCGGCGAGGGACGGCTCCGGCGCCCCGTCCCGGAGCGGGATCGGACCCGTCTGCCCCGCCGGCAGGGCTCCCGTCGGCTTTGCCGGCGCTAAGCCGGGGCAGGCgagggcgcggggcgccgcggccagCTGCCGCGCTCGGCCCGATTAGGGGTTTTCTGGGTCAGCGCCGGGACTCACCGCGCGCGCCCGGGCCGGCTCAGGCGCGGGGGGCTttgccgcccgccgcccgctcctcccctctcctcctccgcCGCAGCAGCTGCCGGTAGCGCAGGCGCCGGGGGTTCAGGCCGTACGCCTCCAGGCGCTTCCCGGAGAACTCCCGGCCGCCGAGCCGCACAGCCGCCCCCAGccgcgccgtcccgcggggccgcggccgccctcccgccgggccgggcgccggcggctgctCCGCGGCCGGCGCCTCCGGCACGGCTCCGGCTCCGGGcgcctcctgccgccgccgcttgTCCCGCTGCTTCTTCCCCACCTTGGCCTTGGCGGCAGGCGCCTGCGCCGGCTCCTCCGCGCTGCGGAGCCGGAGAGGGCGGctcagggaggggagggatcGGGCCGCcgggatcccccccccccgcgtcCCCGTACGTACGCGGCCGACAGGGATTTCAGgatctgctgcttcttccaggcgTTCTGGGCCCGGCGGCTGTAGTTCGCCTGGTCCTGCCGCTCCTCCCGCTCCGAGCTGGGGGGGCGAGGGAGAGGCTGAGCggagccccccggcccgccccaTGGCCGCCCCCACGGGCCCCAGGGACCCCTCACCGGTACATGCAGGTCTTGCGCAGGGAGCACCAGCGGTTCAGCTCCTTGTCGTCGGCTGCCAGGATCTGGGGGGGCAGAGTGGGGAAGTGGGGGGCAGAGCTCACCCACCTGGGGGGCCCCGGTGTCcggggcgggtggggggggcagtCCCCACCTCCTCAGTGGTGAGGCCGAAGTCGCAGGGCACCACGCTGCGGTACTTGAAGCGGCAGGGCAGGTCGCCCACCAGGTCCTCGTAGTCGAGCCGGTAATACTCGTCCAGGTACTGCTCGAAGGTGCCGGCCGCTgggggccgggcggggagggggtcAGAGCCCCCAAACCACCCCGGGACCCCCAACATCCTCCCCGggacctcccccccccgcccagctCGCTCACCGGGGTCGAACGCCGGCTTCTCCCGCTCCACGGCCTCCCTGAACCGCGTCTTccgcctcctcttccccagCGAAGGCGCCTCCTTCCTCAGCCGCTTCCCGGGGGGGGCCTGGGGGTCGTAGTCCGCGTCCATCTGCGTCGGGACGCGGCAGCCGTCGGCTTGGGGCAGGGGCAGATCCGACCGCTGCCGGGCATCGCTGCCACGAGTTCTGCCCGGCCTCAGCCCCCACCCTCCCCGGGGAGGGGACGGACCACAAAGTCGGGATCCTCGCAGTGCGGCTGGCGGCTGCCTcccgcctcctcttcctcctcctcctcctcctcctcgtcccgGCCGGTCCACGTGTCCCAGTTCCAGTCGtctgcggggcggcggcgctaTGAGACCCGgtgcggccccggcgcggggaaCCCGGGCCCCGGCTCACCGTCCagaccctcctcctcctcgaaCCGcggcttctcctcctccccgcgGCCATAGTAGTCGTCGCCGAAGAACTCctggggggagaagggagagagtcGCGGGGCGCCGGGAAAGTCGTCGGCGACGCCGGCGGGGGGACGACCGGAGCCGACCTCCATGAGCCGGTCGTGCTGGGCCGGGTCGAAGTCGTCCTCGAGGAGGCGCTCGGAGAAGCCGACGGCGGCGTTGCCGGTGGCCTGGCGCAGCCGGGCGAGCCGCGCCGCGATCTCCTCCCGCTTCAGGttcttcagctgcttcagctcCTCCCGCTTGCGGAGCTTCTCCTGCGGACAGACGGACGGGCGGATGGACGGACGGCTGAGGGGCCCCACGgagccccgccgcccggccccagGAGCCCCCCGACGGCGcttcttcccccccacccccctttcCCCATCTCccaccttcttcttcctctcccgGACGCGCTCCCGCTTCTCCTTGCGGCGCTCGTCCCGGCGCCGCACCGACGTGGCGATGCTCCGGGGATACGTCCTCACCTGGGGGCAGGCGGTGAGGCCGGGGTGGGAGCTGGGACCCTCCGCCCCGCACCCCGGTCTCCCCCCGGCCTCGGTGCCCCCCGACCTGCTGGCCGTCGGGCTCCTCGAAGCGGAAGTTGTAGCGGCGCTCGAAGGCCTCCTGCTTCTCCAGGAAGAGCTCGCCCTCGTCCGAGGAGTCGCCCGGGCCCctgcggggaggcggcggcggcgggtgaggccgggcgggcgcctgcgccgccccgctcgcccctcgccgccgcgcTCACCCCTCGCcgccatcctcctcctcctcctcctcctcctcctcctcgcggTAGCCCTGGTTGAGGACGTAGTCCCGCAGGAAGCGCTCGCCGGGGTCCAGCGCCGGGTCGTTCCAGTACCGCTGCAGCGGCGCCTGCGGCCCCGCGTGGGGTGGACAGGGACGGGGGGGGGGCTCAGCACCAGcaccccggccccagccccgcgcgccccggccgcagccccctCACCAGGTCCTGCAGCGGCTCCGCAGGggcctccccctgccccttcAGCCAGCGGATGTAATCCTCCTCCTCGTGGGCCTGGGGGGGGGTACGATGAGGGAGGGGGCGTCAGCCCCACACCGGCCCCCCAAGACCCCCCGACCCTCCCCAGCCCCGTCCATCCCTCACCTTCTCCTCCGCCGTCTGGCTGCGGCGGCGGAGCAGGGCAGAGCCTCCCTCGCccccgtcctcctcctcctcctcgctgtCCGCCACGAAGGCCCGAAAGCtgagggggaggggggtgaGCCCGGTGCCGGGGTGCAGGACCCCCCCCCAAGCCAGGCGCAGACCCCCACCCAAGCCGGGTGCTCCCACCTCTCCTTGAgctccctctgctcctccaCGTAGCTCTTGGAAGCGACttgctgcggggggggggggggggacacgcgtGTCAGGGCCGCACGGAGGCGGACGGCCCCACGGCACGGccaggggggcgggggggtccAGCAGAGCCGgatcctgccccccccccatccccatccccaccTTCCTCCGCTTGGCCGCGGCCTCCTCgtcctcctcatcttcctcgTCCACGTATTTGCTGCagggaaggcggcggcggcggctcagTCCctgcccggggtggggggctccccacagccccccccccccaactccaggaccccccccacaccccctgGGCACCGCTCCTTACCCCTCCTTCTCCAGCATCACCTTCCGCTCGTAGTCCTTCAGGAACATGGGCTTCTCCGGCCGCTCCGGCCGCTCCCCAGCGTCGCTCTCCACGGAGgaggctgggggcaggggggaagggGGGTGAGGAGGCTGGGGGGCCCCAGGGAcaccccggggtgggggggtcccgggggaggggggccgTTACCTTCCTGGCTGTAGAAGGTGGCATCTTTCTGGTAGATGCGGGGGTCCCGGGTCTTCAGCAGGGCCAGGGTGCGGTAGAAATCCCTCTCCAGCCGCGGGTCGAGGTCCTGCGAGGGAACGGCGCCGGCGGGTGATCCCGGGGCGCCGGACAGCCGACCCGGcagagggcccaggcgtccgggcaccccccctcccccaccccactcACCACATCGTCCCCACTGGAGTCCGATTCGGAGCTggagccgctgctgccgccgccgccgtcgtcCCCATAACGGTCctgcactggggggggggggggggggagaacagGCTCAGCGGCAGCACCGGTACCGGGTCATGggccccccccccgacccccccaGTTCCATCTGGTTCCCGGTTCTGCCACGGCTCAGTCCTTCCCGCCCTGGTCCTGGCCCCACTTCTCCCCCTTCTGGCCCTGTCTCCAGCTCGGCTCCCCCGGTGTCGGTCCCGGTTCAGCCAGTCCCGGTTCTAGTCCCGACCCCCAGTCCTTGTCCCAGTTCAGCCCCACACGGGCCTCGATCCGATTCCTTCGGTCCTCGGTGCCACTGCCTTTGCTCCCAGTTCTGACCCCGGTCCCGGTTCGGGTCCCGATCCCTGGTGCCCACCCCTTCGCCTCCCCGGTCCCGGTGCCTCCCCGGTCCTGGTCCCGGTCCCGGTGCCTCCCCGGTCCCGGTGCCCATCCCTTCGCCTCCCCGGTCCCGGTGCCTCCCCGGTCCCGGTCGCGGTCCCCATCTCTTCGCCTCCCCGGTCCTGGTCCCGGTCCCGGTGCCGCCCCGGTCCCGGTGCCCATCCCTTCGCCTCCCCGGTCCTGGTCCCGGTCCCGGTGCCGCCCCTCGGTCCCGGCGCCCATCCCTTCGCCTCCCCGGTCCTGGTCCCGGTCCCGGTGCCTCCCCGGTCCCCGTCCCGGTCCCGATGCCCATCCCTTCGCCTCCCCGGtcccggtgccggtgccgcccCTCGGTCCCGGTGCCGCCCCGGTCCCGGTGCCCATCCCTTCGCCTCCCCGGTCCCGGTCGcggtcccggtcccggtgcCGCCCCTCGGTCCCGGTGCCGCCCCGGTCCTGGtcccggtgccggtgccgcccCTCGGTCCCGGTGCCGCCCCGGTCCCGGTGCCCATCCCTTCGCCCTTCGCCCCCCGCTCACGCCGCTGCAGCTCCTCGCGCCGCCGGTACCGGCCGTAGCGCGCCGCGAACGCCGCGTTCACGCGCAGCTCCGGCTCCGGCATCCTCCGCCCACGTGGGCGCCGCACTTCCGGGAGGCCGTCACGTGACGCCGGGGCGGGGCCCAGCCCGCCCCTCCCCGATTAAAGGGGAAACGGCTGCGGGGAGGCAGGTGGGGTCCACCGCCACTGGCACCCGAGGGcgcttcccccaccccccaccgCGCTTCCACTTCCGTCCGAGGGACCCCAAATGGGGGCTCTCACCTGAGCCCCCTTTGCACCCCAAGAccatccccttcccccctccctgcaCCCCCAATTCCCCTCTCAGAGACCCCTCGATCCCTCCATTACCCCTTCTCCAGCCCCTCATTTCCTTCCCAGGGACCCCCCAGGCACCCCCACTCCAGCCCCCCGATGGCCTCCCGgggacccccagcccccccaCCAGCCCATCAGCCCCCTCCTGGGTCCCCCTTGTCCCCCAGatcccccctccagccccccatTGCGCCTTCTAGGGGTCCCCCAGcccctccctccagccccccatttcccccccccGACCCCATCATGGCCCCTGCGGCCCCCCAGACCATCCTGGGGGGAGGGGTGACCACTGCCGAGAGAGACAGGAGGCCGGCCAGCGGTCcacaaatattaatttaatggttaaaaacattaaattatcCCCCACAACGTCTCCCCCAAGCACAATAAATAGAATCtcatttaatttctgtctttacaaaataaaaaccaacaCGAGACGGAACTGGTGGCCCccggcgtgggggggggggggcaaggtGGCAGcaggggggcgccgggcccccaTCCGCCCCCCAACCCCCACCCCGAGgagggggggtcccggggcagAGCATCCCCCCAAACGGGGCCAGGGGTCCCCGAAAATATAAATAGGAACAACAGCGAAAGGGAAAGACGAACCTCCGAGgtaggcggcggcggcggggctcaCGCCGGCCGCTGCAGCAGGGCGCAGAGCTGGGGCAGCCGCAGGTGCCGCGCCAGGTCCAGCGGCGTGCGGCCCTGCGCGTCCCGGTGCGCCAGGTCCGAGGCGGCGGCCAGGTAGCGCACGGCGGCGGCGTGGCCCTCGCGCACGGCCACGTGGATGggcagcgccccggcgccgTCGGGCACGTTGACGTCGGCGCCGTGCTCCACCAGCACCCGCAGCGTGTCCACGaagccgccgcgcgccgcgtcgtgcgccggcgcccggcccgcctCGTCCTGGATGTTGGGGCTGGCGCCCTGCTTCAGCAGCTCCTGGGCCACCGCCGGGCTGCCGAACATCATCACCTGCGGGCACGGCACGGCGTCGGCACGGCCCTGCTCGCCGCCCCCGGCTCCCGGGGGAGATCCCCGCTCTCCATCCCCGGATGCTGCGGGAGATCCCTGCTCTCCATCCCCAGATCCCAGGGGAGATCCCTGCTCTCCATCCCCGGATGCTGCGAGAGATCCCTGCTCTCCATCCCCAGATCCCATGGGAGATCCCTGCTCTCCCCTTCTGGATCCCATGGGAAATCCCCGCTCCCCATCCCTACACCCTGCAGCAGATCCCTGCTCTCCATCCCCGGATCCCAGGGGAGATCCCTGCTCTCCATCCCTGGATGTTGTGGGAGATCCCTGCTCTCCGTCCCCGGATGCTGCGGGAGATCCCTGCTCTCCATCCCCGGATCCCAGGGGAGATCCCTGCTCTCCATCCCCGGATGCTGCGGGAGATCCCTGCTCTCCATCCCCGGATCCCAGGGGAGATCCCTGCTCTCCATCCCTGGATGTTGTGGGAGATCCCTGCTCTCCGTCCCCAGATGCTGCGGGAGATTCCTGCTCTCCATCCCCAGATCCCAGGGGAGATCCCCGCTCCCCATCCCCACACCCCGCAGCAGATCCCCGCTCTCCGTCCCCGGATGCTGCGGGAGATCCCTGCTCTCCGTCCTCACGTCCCGAGGGAGACCCTCGCTCTCCATCCCCACACCCTGGAGGTCCCACCGCCCCACCGCCGGATCCCAGGGatccccccgccgcgccgcgggggtcccggccccgccgcccgccccacCTGCAGCGCCGTCTTGCCGAAGCGGTTGTGGGCGTCGGGGTGCACGAGCTCGCGGTGCAGCAGCCGGCGAACCTCGGCCACGtccccccgggccgccgcgccgctcagCCGGTCCCCGGCGCTGATCTCGCCCCCCAGCAGCATGGCCGGGCCGGCACCTggggggcgccggcggcggggtcAGACCCTCCGTCCCggacccccccccagccccccgcgTCCGGGGCTCCCCGGGGATTATCCCCGatctgccccctcccccgccacACACctccccccagtccctcccgCTGCCCGGACCCCCCCCGGGGTTCCTCCCCCCAGCTCCCGAGCCCCCCCCACTCGTGTCAACCGCACCCCCTGACCCCCCCACCTGGGTTCGGCCCCCCACTCGTGTCAGCCGCCCCCCCGACTTCCCCCAACCGGGCTCCGTCCCCCCACCCGTGTCAACCGCCCCCTCCACCCGGGCTCGGCCTCCGCACCCGTGTCAACCGCACCCCTCGGCCCCCCCCACCCGGGCTCGGCCCCCCACCCGTGTCAACCGCACCCCTCGGCCCCCCCCACCCGGGCTCGGCCCCCCACCCGTGTCACCtgcccccccggctccccctcCCAAGGGCTCGTCCCCCCACACCCGTGTCAGCCGCCCCCTCAGCTCCTCCCTCACCCGGGCTTTGCCTCCCCCCACCCGTGTCAGCCCCCCCACCCGTGTCAGCCGCCCCCGGCTCCCCTCACCCCTGCAGCGGGGCGTCgccgggcggggagcggcgccggtgtctgcggcgcggggcggggccgggggcgggccgggccgggccggggggcgggccgggccgggctgagccgagccgggccgggccgggccgggccgggccgggccgagcggcTCCGCGGTCGCCGCCACCCACGTGGTGCCCCCGGGGCTGctggggcgccgccgccccccgcccgctaCAATGTATCCGACCAGCCGCCGCGTCacgggcccccgccgcccgcccggccaATGGGCGCGCGGCTCCGGGCAGGctgcggcgccgcgccgcgcgctgATTGGCTgcggccgcgcggccgcgggggcggcgccgcccgaTTCAAACGCGGCTTCGGGCGGGAaggaggcggccgcggcccctccccccctccccccccccgccccggggccgtgaccccgccccggccccgcccccgggggcGCCCCGGGGTCATCCCCACGCGggagcctccccccccccacggaGAACCCCCTCCCCAAAGGGGACACCCCTCACGGGAACCCCCCCCTCCTCACGGGGACACCCCCCGCCCGACACCACCCACGGGGGACACCCCCACGCGGGAACACCCCCACGCGGGAACCCCCTCCCCAATGGGGACACCCCTCACGGGAACCCCCCCCCTCCTCACGGGGACACCCCGACAGGACATCTCCCACACGGGACACCCCCACGCGGGAACACCCCCCACGGGAACCCCCTCCCCAATGGGGACACCCCCCACGGGAAATCCCCGCTCCCCACGCGGACACCCCCCACCGGACACCCCCCACGCGGGGCTCCTCCCCCTTCCTCGCCACTCACAGCCCCTCCCCCCCGGGGGCAGGAAGGCGCTGGCAGGCCCGTGGCACAGggggcagggggacagggacaccaggggacacggggacatggGCGCTGGGGGTCACAGGCgtgggggacacggggacgtgGGCgctggggacatggggacaagGGCACTAAACAGCTGTGGGGCCTGGGCGCCAGGACAGGGACAACAAGGAGCAAAGGGCCACCACTTGGGGACAAGGGGACACGGTAGGGGACAGGGACCTTTGGAGAAAAGGGCACCAGGTCCCACCATGGGGCCTGGGGACATGGACAACGGGTGACATGGATGATGGGACACGGATGATGGGTGACAGACATAGGTGACACGGATGATTGGTGACATGGATGATGGGACATGGATGATGGGACACGGATGACGGGTGACAGACGATGGGTGACACGGATGACGGGAGACGTGGATGATGGGATGTAGATGATGGGATGTAGATGATGGGACACGGATGATGGGACATGGATGATGGGGGACACAGAAGATGGGTGACATGGATGACAGGACACACATGATGGGATGTAGATGATGGGACACGGATGATGGGACATGGATGATGGGGGACACAGAAGATGGGTGACATGGATGACAGGACACACATGATGGGATGTAGATAATGGGACACGGATGATGGGACATGGATGATGGGTGACACAGAAGATGGGTGACACGGATGACAGGACACGGATGATGGGACATGGATGATGGGTGACACAGAAGATGGGTGACACGGATGATAGGACACAGATGATGGGATGTAGATGATGGGACATGGATGATGGGTGACACAGATGGTGGGTGACATGGATGATGGGGGACGTGGATGATGGGGGACGTGGACGATGGGTGCCACGGGGACAGGAGGGCTGGGTGTAGGGCCGAGGGGGACACCAGGGGGGCTGGACGCGGTGGTGGGACAGCAGGACCCAAGTGCTGGACACCTTGTTGCCCGTCCCATCGTGTCCCCCAGCCCCGGGCcgtcccctcccaccccaagaGAGCCGCGGGGCCGTGAGGAGGTGGGTGCAAGCTTTATAGCAGGGGGAGGACAGCGGGGCGCCGGGGACGTCCgcggggcgcc
Above is a genomic segment from Rhea pennata isolate bPtePen1 chromosome 33, bPtePen1.pri, whole genome shotgun sequence containing:
- the KRI1 gene encoding protein KRI1 homolog; the encoded protein is MPEPELRVNAAFAARYGRYRRREELQRLQDRYGDDGGGGSSGSSSESDSSGDDVDLDPRLERDFYRTLALLKTRDPRIYQKDATFYSQEASSVESDAGERPERPEKPMFLKDYERKVMLEKEGKYVDEEDEEDEEAAAKRRKQVASKSYVEEQRELKESFRAFVADSEEEEEDGGEGGSALLRRRSQTAEEKAHEEEDYIRWLKGQGEAPAEPLQDLAPLQRYWNDPALDPGERFLRDYVLNQGYREEEEEEEEEEDGGEGGPGDSSDEGELFLEKQEAFERRYNFRFEEPDGQQVRTYPRSIATSVRRRDERRKEKRERVRERKKKEKLRKREELKQLKNLKREEIAARLARLRQATGNAAVGFSERLLEDDFDPAQHDRLMEEFFGDDYYGRGEEEKPRFEEEEGLDDDWNWDTWTGRDEEEEEEEEEEAGGSRQPHCEDPDFVMDADYDPQAPPGKRLRKEAPSLGKRRRKTRFREAVEREKPAFDPAAGTFEQYLDEYYRLDYEDLVGDLPCRFKYRSVVPCDFGLTTEEILAADDKELNRWCSLRKTCMYRSEREERQDQANYSRRAQNAWKKQQILKSLSAAAEEPAQAPAAKAKVGKKQRDKRRRQEAPGAGAVPEAPAAEQPPAPAAAAEEERGGAGGGRQSPPRLSRPGRARPEASGRPRRGAGPRGPPVAFVKTHKTGSSTLQNILFRAAERRNLTLAFPRYTFQFAYPQPFSPAFAEPPPPGAAGYDLLLSHLRLEPAALRRLMPPGTVFLTILRDPVRTYRSVFHYYCGSVPAFQPLRNRSRPLAAFLRRPRRYYDPREPGNGLARNPMAFDLGLEAGGDPSGSGGAWQRELERLNRTFGLVLIAERFEESLLLARELLGLRLEELAFVPLNARRPGDEAALSPGDVRRLRAWNWLDVRLYRFFRAVLRGRVERYGRRRMSRDLGALCALLRDARRRCLRGGPVGPAETPDELRPWQPDAAVVLGYRLRPELAGAQRRRCQRMVWPELQYHAYLYRRQYGRDMPVPPPD
- the CDKN2D gene encoding cyclin-dependent kinase 4 inhibitor D, with the translated sequence MLLGGEISAGDRLSGAAARGDVAEVRRLLHRELVHPDAHNRFGKTALQVMMFGSPAVAQELLKQGASPNIQDEAGRAPAHDAARGGFVDTLRVLVEHGADVNVPDGAGALPIHVAVREGHAAAVRYLAAASDLAHRDAQGRTPLDLARHLRLPQLCALLQRPA